In the Phaseolus vulgaris cultivar G19833 chromosome 7, P. vulgaris v2.0, whole genome shotgun sequence genome, one interval contains:
- the LOC137829467 gene encoding putative disease resistance protein RGA3, whose translation YSNYTKFSLHSHLSPKTHIMAESLIFSFAESLIGKIASRAVEEASLAVGVHSELQQMKATMALIRGVLLDAQQKNPLSSALTEWLRQVKHVFSDAEDIVDDFQCEALRKHVVNTYGSCSRKVRRFFSTSSPLVYRLRMAHRIQDINTMLAKLGDQRSMFGLQIIDQDTHVVHVRETTHSYVNPSNVTGREHDKNEIVKLLVQDGHHQSLSVIPIVGMGGLGKTTLAKLVFNDTNIDACFPLKMWVCVSNDFELRNVLIKILSSAINPTRENFNNFETEQLQNRLRNTIQGQKFLLVLDDVWNEDGARWDELKEIIDVGVEGCKILVTTRSHLTATMMCTKSSNSYLLERLSEEDSFSLFVKTAFKEGKEKSFPQLLEIGKEIVNKCGGIPLAVKTLASSLFSVVDKTKWESMRDDKIWNLPQKERDILPALEISYNQLPSHLKPCFVCFSLFSEGSEFFSFYVTKLWEALGFLPPPNENETMDDVAIQFLHELWSRSFLTDFTELSHGYSFKLHDLVHDLAMYAAKGEFQTIYPRSSIISPNARHLAFSENNLLDQAVIPTGLRTIIFPDEASNEVFMNTLVSRCKYLRFLELSNSKLESLPPSLGKLKHLRYLCLFGNKKLKGLPSSVCNLQNLETLNLNGCTELQELPKGMRKLISLRRLHITTKQLHFPDKEIANLTSLETLTFNSCDNLESLFEGIQLSTLKNLSLHHCGNLKSLSFHVITNLENLVIESCCELELSMDFGNQIPDLRLKSLGLKSLQQLVSLPQWLQGSVNTLHSLVIADCNNLKELPEWLSSMICLKLLVIEYCPYLQSLPDNLTNLENLVINNCPELCRRYQPGVGQDCHKISHIKQVFVGELEE comes from the coding sequence TATTCAAACTACACCAAGTTCTCCTTGCATTCCCACCTATCTCCCAAAACACACATCATGGCCGAATCACTTATTTTCAGCTTCGCAGAATCACTCATAGGGAAGATTGCTTCTCGTGCAGTTGAAGAAGCTTCCTTGGCGGTTGGTGTGCATAGCGAGCTACAACAGATGAAAGCAACTATGGCACTCATCAGAGGTGTGCTCTTAGATGCTCAGCAAAAGAATCCGCTGAGCAGTGCATTGACCGAATGGCTGAGACAGGTGAAGCACGTGTTTTCTGATGCTGAAGACATAGTTGATGATTTTCAATGCGAAGCCTTGAGGAAGCACGTTGTCAACACCTATGGTAGCTGCTCAAGGAAGGTACGTCGTTTCTTCTCAACAAGTAGTCCTCTTGTTTATCGTCTTAGAATGGCGCATCGCATTCAAGATATCAACACCATGTTGGCCAAACTTGGAGATCAAAGAAGCATGTTTGGCCTTCAAATCATTGACCAAGATACACATGTCGTGCACGTGAGGGAAACGACTCATTCTTATGTAAACCCTTCCAATGTTACAGGAAGGGAACATGACAAAAATGAAATAGTAAAACTTTTGGTGCAAGATGGTCATCACCAAAGTCTTTCTGTTATTCCCATTGTGGGAATGGGAGGCTTGGGAAAAACCACACTTGCTAAGTTGGTCTTCAATGACACCAACATTGATGCATGTTTTCCCTTGAAGATGTGGGTGTGTGTCTCTAATGATTTTGAACTTAGGAATGTGCTCATTAAAATCCTCAGTTCTGCTATAAACCCAACTAGGGAAAACTTCAATAACTTTGAGACAGAGCAACTTCAAAATCGTTTGAGAAATACAATTCAAGGTCAGAAGTTCTTGCTTGTGTTGGATGACGTGTGGAACGAGGATGGTGCAAGATGGGATGAGTTGAAGGAAATAATAGATGTAGGTGTTGAAGGGTGTAAGATCTTAGTGACCACTCGTAGCCACTTGACAGCTACCATGATGTGCACCAAATCCTCCAACTCTTACCTTCTGGAACGCCTTTCTGAAGAGGATTCCTTCTCTCTGTTTGTGAAAACGGCTTTTAAAGAAGGGAAAGAGAAAAGCTTTCCACAGTTGTTGGAGATTGGGAAAGAAATTGTGAACAAGTGTGGAGGAATACCGTTGGCAGTGAAAACTTTAGCAAGTTCACTATTCTCTGTGGTTGATAAAACCAAGTGGGAGTCTATGAGGGACGACAAGATTTGGAATTTGCCACAAAAAGAAAGAGACATTTTGCCTGCTCTTGAAATAAGTTACAATCAACTTCCTTCACATTTGAAACCTTGTTTTGTTTGCTTCTCCCTTTTTTCTGAGGGTTCTGAATTCTTTAGTTTTTATGTTACTAAGTTGTGGGAGGCACTTGGTTTTCTTCCACCACCAAATGAAAATGAGACAATGGATGATGTTGCCATTCAATTTTTGCATGAGCTGTGGTCAAGATCTTTTCTCACAGATTTCACTGAATTGAGCCATGGTTACAGTTTTAAATTACATGATCTAGTTCATGATCTTGCTATGTATGCTGCCAAAGGTGAGTTTCAAACAATATACCCTCGCAGTTCAATAATATCTCCCAATGCTCGACATTTGGCATTCAGTGAGAATAACTTGCTAGACCAAGCTGTCATTCCCACAGGTCTGAGAACTATAATTTTTCCTGATGAAGCTTCCAATGAAGTTTTCATGAATACATTGGTGTCAAGGTGCAAATACTTGAGATTTTTGGAATTAAGTAACTCTAAATTAGAGAGTTTACCTCCCTCCCTTGGAAAGTTGAAACATTTAAGATATCTCTGTCTCTTTGGGAATAAAAAGCTCAAGGGACTCCCTTCCTCAGTATGCAACCTGCAAAATTTGGAAACTTTGAACCTTAATGGATGCACAGAGCTACAAGAATTGCCCAAaggaatgagaaaacttatcAGCCTACGTCGCCTACACATAACCACAAAGCAACTTCATTTTCCGGACAAAGAAATAGCAAATTTGACTTCTTTAGAGACTTTGACATTCAATTCTTGTGATAATTTGGAGTCACTGTTTGAAGGGATACAACTTTCTACTCTTAAAAATTTGTCTTTGCATCACTGCGGGAATCTAAAGTCTTTGTCCTTTCATGTCATAACAAATTTGGAGAATTTGGTTATCGAGAGTTGTTGTGAGTTGGAATTGTCAATGGACTTTGGCAACCAAATCCCTGATTTAAGGTTAAAGTCTCTTGGTCTTAAAAGTTTGCAACAGTTGGTCAGTTTGCCTCAATGGTTGCAAGGATCTGTGAACACACTACATTCCTTGGTGATTGCTGACTGCAACAATCTTAAGGAGCTTCCTGAATGGCTGTCATCTATGATTTGTCTCAAACTGCTTGTAATTGAGTACTGTCCATACCTGCAGTCACTCCCTGATAACCTCACAAATCTTGAAAATCTAGTGATTAACAACTGTCCTGAATTATGCAGAAGATACCAGCCGGGGGTTGGACAGGATTGCCACAAAATATCTCACATCAAACAAGTTTTTGTTGGTGAATTGGAAGAGTGA